The following proteins are co-located in the Prinia subflava isolate CZ2003 ecotype Zambia chromosome 16, Cam_Psub_1.2, whole genome shotgun sequence genome:
- the LOC134559041 gene encoding pancreatic secretory trypsin inhibitor-like, whose amino-acid sequence MKVAGVFLLLSLALCFYQGNAEMDAAVFRGTEPSCENFNLRRGCTREYDPICGTDNLLYSNECLLCLHNLQRSSHVRIKNRGMCRTPRAYPNSN is encoded by the exons ATGAAGGTAGCTGGtgttttcctgctcctctccctggcacTCTGCTTCTACCAAG GAAATGCTGAGATGGATGCAGCTGTTTTCAGAGGAACTGAG CCATCTTGTGAGAATTTCAACCTGAGAAGAGGGTGTACAAGGGAGTACGACCCCATCTGTGGCACGGACAACCTCCTGTACAGCAACGAGTGCCTGTTGTGCCTTCACAACCT GCAAAGGAGCAGCCACGTGCGCATCAAGAACAGAGGAATGTGCCGGACTCCCCGCGCCTACCCCAATTCAAACTGA